The following coding sequences lie in one Lolium perenne isolate Kyuss_39 chromosome 2, Kyuss_2.0, whole genome shotgun sequence genomic window:
- the LOC127333843 gene encoding calcium-dependent protein kinase 17: MGNTCAGPSATADRHGFFNTVSVAMLWRPGAARAEPAVPPPDSCPSMSSTTSSSPPSPVTIADADLSPTSRANKHKVKRVQSAGLLAESVLKRDSARIKDLYTLGKKLGQGQFGTTYQCVDKATGKDFACKSIAKRKLVTEEDVEDVRREIQIMHHLAGHPNVISIVGAYEDAVAVHLVMELCAGGELFDRIIQRGHYSEKAAAQLARVIIGVVEACHSLGVMHRDLKPENFLFVNQKEDSLLKAIDFGLSIFFKPGEIYSDVVGSPYYVAPEVLMKNYGCEVDVWSAGVIIYILLSGVPPFWDESEQGIFEQVLKGDLDFSSEPWPSISKSAKDLVRKMLNRDPGKRLTAHEALCHPWVCVDGVAPDKPLDSAVLTRLKQFSAMNKLKKMALRVIAENLSEDEIAGLKEMFKMLDTDNSGQITLEELKNGLRRVGANLKESEITTLMEAADIDNSGSIDYGEFLAATLHLNKVDREDNLFAAFSYFDKDGSGYITQDELQKACEEFGIADARLEEIIQDIDQDNDGRIDYNEFVTMMQKGNNPLGKKGQGQMSFGLREALKIR; this comes from the exons ATGGGGAACACCTGCGCCGGCCCCAGCGCCACCGCGGACCGCCACGGCTTCTTCAACACCGTCTCCGTCGCCATGCTCTGGCGCCCCGGCGCCGCCCGCGCCGAGCCCGCCGTCCCGCCACCCGACTCCTGCCCCTCCAtgtcctccaccacctcctcctcgccCCCCTCGCCCGTCACCATCGCCGACGCCGACCTATCCCCCACCTCCCGCGCCAACAAGCACAAGGTCAAGCGCGTCCAGAGCGCCGGCCTCCTCGCCGAGTCCGTCCTCAAGCGCGACTCCGCGCGAATCAAGGACCTCTACACGCTCGGCAAGAAGCTGGGGCAGGGGCAGTTCGGCACCACGTACCAGTGCGTCGACAAGGCCACGGGCAAGGACTTCGCCTGCAAGTCCATCGCCAAGCGGAAGCTCGTCACCGAGGAGGACGTCGAGGACGTGCGACGCGAGATCCAGATCATGCACCACCTCGCCGGACACCCAAACGTCATATCCATCGTCGGGGCGTACGAGGACGCAGTCGCTGTGCACCTCGTCATGGAGCTCTGCGCGGGAGGGGAATTGTTCGACAGGATTATACAGCGGGGGCACTACTCGGAGAAGGCTGCCGCGCAGCTGGCTAGGGTCATCATTGGGGTCGTGGAGGCGTGCCATTCGCTTGGGGTCATGCACAGAGACCTCAAGCCGGAGAATTTCTTGTTTGTAAATCAGAAGGAGGACTCGCTGCTGAAGGCCATTGATTTTGGCCTCTCCATCTTCTTCAAGCCAG GTGAAATTTATTCGGATGTCGTCGGAAGTCCTTATTATGTCGCCCCTGAGGTTCTGATGAAGAACTATGGTTGCGAAGTGGATGTTTGGAGTGCCGGAGTAATAATTTATATTTTATTGAGTGGGGTTCCTCCATTTTGGGATG AATCCGAGCAAGGGATATTTGAGCAAGTTTTGAAAGGTGATCTTGATTTTTCATCCGAGCCCTGGCCCAGTATCTCAAAGAGCGCAAAGGATTTGGTTAGGAAAATGCTGAACCGTGATCCCGGAAAGAGATTGACTGCACATGAAGCTCTAT GTCATCCTTGGGTTTGTGTTGATGGAGTTGCTCCTGACAAGCCGCTTGATTCTGCTGTCTTAACTAGATTAAAACAATTTTCAGCAATGAACAAACTAAAGAAAATGGCTCTTAGG GTAATTGCAGAGAATTTGTCTGAAGATGAAATTGCGGGATTGAAAGAAATGTTCAAAATGCTGGACACTGACAATAGTGGCCAGATTACGTTGGAGGAACTAAAAAATGGATTGCGCAGAGTTGGTGCCAACTTAAAAGAGTCAGAAATTACAACTCTAATGGAAGCG GCGGATATTGATAATAGTGGGTCAATTGATTACGGGGAGTTTCTTGCGGCAACTTTGCATCTGAACAAGGTCGATAGAGAAGATAATCTCTTTGCCGCATTCTCATACTTTGATAAAGATGGCAGTGGTTACATTACCCAAGATGAACTGCAAAAAGCCTGTGAAGAGTTTGGTATAGCAGATGCACGTCTTGaagaaattatccaagacattgatcaagacaat GATGGCCGGATCGACTACAACGAATTTGTAACAATGATGCAGAAGGGAAATAACCCACTAGGGAAAAAGGGACAAGGGCAGATGAGCTTTGGTCTTAGGGAAGCATTGAAGATACGCTAG
- the LOC127333842 gene encoding E3 ubiquitin-protein ligase RHF2A: MEGGMDEKAAKMEKLSSAAAFVEGGVQDACDDACSICLEAFCDSDPSTVTSCKHDFHLQCILEWCQRSSQCPMCWQAISMKDPLSQELLEAVEQERNVQADRSRSTTVFRHPMLGHFEVPVGTDDGELEERIMQHLAAAAATRRSHRHARREGHRGRSGAHGRTQIVVFSTTDTTSSDPISSDSRHIGDSEHSPDTVSAPVDSTVEASAGTSVRNNTSANCPDSMSYDESSSINQDGAGPSDPQSFSETLKTRLQSVSTKYKDSITKNTRGWKERWLARSDTISTLSSDVRREVNAGMAAVSRLMERLETREGSGSGTSSASSDNDPPATDDQRDALSNFCSPVNGATSSATCASRSASQ, from the exons ATGGAGGGCGGGATGGACGAGAAGGCGGCGAAGATGGAGAAGCTCTCCTCCGCGGCGGCGTTCGTGGAGGGCGGCGTGCAGGACGCCTGCGACGACGCCTGCAGCATCTGCCTCGAGGCCTTCTGCGACAGCGACCCCTCCACG GTTACAAGCTGCAAGCATGATTTCCATCTCCAGTGCATCCTTGAGTG GTGCCAGAGAAGCTCCCAGTGTCCCATGTGTTGGCAGGCAATCAGCATGAAGGACCCTCTGAG TCAGGAGCTCCTAGAGGCTGTTGAACAAGAGAGGAATGTGCAAGCAGATCGCTCACGCAGCACGACCGTTTTTCGCCATCCAATGCTCGGACATTTTGAG GTACCAGTAGGTACTGATGACGGTGAGCTTGAAGAACGTATCATGCAACACCTGGCCGCCGCTGCCGCGACACGTAGGTCGCACCGCCACGCTAGAAGGGAAGGCCACCGTGGAAGATCAGGAGCACATGGTCGCACCCAAATTGTAGTATTTTCGACAACCGACACTACCTCTAGTGACCCCATTTCTTCAGATTCACGACACATAGGGGACAGTGAGCATTCTCCTGATACAGTATCTGCTCCTGTGGATTCGACGGTAGAAGCATCTGCCGGCACATCTGTGCGCAACAATACTTCTGCTAACTGTCCCGACAG CATGTCTTACGATGAATCATCTTCTATCAACCAAGATGGAGCTGGACCATCTGATCCACAATCGTTCTCAGAGACGCTCAAGACCCGCCTGCAATCGGTTTCGACAAA GTATAAGGACTCGATAACAAAGAACACGCGCGGGTGGAAGGAACGGTGGCTCGCACGGAGTGACACAATATCTACTCTTAGTTCTGACGTGAGGAGAGAGGTCAATGCCGGAATGGCCGCTGTGTCTCGTCTGATGGAACGGCTAGAAACAAGGGAAGGGAGTGGCTCTGGAACCTCATCGGCTTCTTCGGACAATGATCCCCCTGCTACAGATGATCAGAGGGACGCATTGTCCAACTTTTGTTCTCCCGTAAATGGCGCCACGTCTTCGGCAACTTGTGCGTCAAGATCTGCTTCACAATGA
- the LOC127333844 gene encoding outer envelope protein 61 translates to MMDPEMMRMAQEQMRRMSPDDLARMQQQMMSNPDLIKLASESMKNMRPEDFKRAAQQLNQTRPEEMLNMTEKIANAKPEEFAAMKAQADAQMSYAISGAKMLKQQGNELHSRGQYTDAAAKYKLAKDNLKNIPSAAGQTLQLQCALNLMSCYLKSAKFEECVNEGSEVLTYDSNNVKAYYRRGQAYKELGNLEAAVADLSKAHAISPEDETIAEVLRDTEEKLATEGGGANLPKGVVIEEIVEDSSEPSSTQRSSSTGYTVSEPHERAGNSKQPDSLESLRNDPATIRSFQNYVSNSDVGGLSNLGIGGMSPELVQTASNMIGTMKPEELQKMFQAASSLNGTNPVAPNFGSNMPEISPDMMNIASDMMSKMSPDELQNMLKLASEIGGPSSAPLRPGSNLHPSSRATTSANNFQPPSPQEVTENPDEIVNRRMDQPSPSSPPDMQDIMKNSMKDPAMRQMFASMMKNMSPDMMANMSAQFGMNLSKEDAAKAQKAMSSLSPEDLDRMMKWMDRAQRGVEVAKKTKNWLIGRKGLIIAIIMLILAFILQRLGFIGR, encoded by the exons ATGATGGATCCGGAGATGATGCGGATGGCGCAGGAGCAGATGCGCCGCATGTCCCCCGACGACCTCGCCAGGATGCAGCAGCAG ATGATGTCCAATCCTGACCTTATAAAGCTAGCATCCGAGAGTATGAAAAATATGAGACCCGAGGACTTCAAACGAGCCGCTCAGCAGCTCAATCAGACAAGGCCAGAGGAGATGCTAAATATGACCGAAAAAATTGCCAACGCTAAGCCTGAGGAATTTGCTGCTATGAAGGCCCAAGCTGATGCTCAAATGTCATATGCCATATCTGGTGCCAAGATGTTGAAGCAGCAG GGAAATGAACTTCACAGCCGTGGGCAgtatactgatgctgctgccaagTACAAGCTG GCCAAGGATAACCTGAAGAACATACCATCAGCAGCTGGCCAAACTTTGCAGTTGCAGTGTGCCCTTAATTTAATGTCTTGTTACCTGAAATCAGCAAAGTTTGAGGAATGTGTAAATGAAGGTTCAGAG GTTCTAACTTACGACTCGAACAATGTTAAAGCATACTACCGAAGGGGTCAGGCATACAAAGAACTAGGAAACCTGGAA GCTGCTGTTGCTGACTTGAGTAAAGCCCATGCAATCTCTCCGGAGGATGAAACTATTGCTGAGGTTCTGAG AGACACGGAAGAAAAACTTGCAACTGAGGGGGGAGGAGCAAACCTGCCAAAAG GAGTTGTTATTGAAGAAATTGTAGAAGATAGTTCAGAGCCGTCAAGCACTCAAAGGAGTTCATCTACTGGGTATACTGTTTCAGAACCACATGAAAGAGCAGGAAACTCAAAACAACCTGACTCCTTAGAAAGCTTAAGAAATGACCCTGCTACTATCAG GTCATTTCAAAATTATGTGTCAAATAGTGATGTCGGGGGGTTATCGAATTTGGGCATCGGAGGAATGTCACCTGAGCTAGTTCAAACTGCCAGCAATATGATCGGCACAATGAAACCAGAAGAACTACAAAAGATGTTTCAGGCTGCTTCTTCATTAAATGGAACAAACCCCGTTGCTCCAAATTTCGGATCTAATATGCCAGAAATATCACCTGACATGATGAATATAGCATCTGACATGATGAGCAAGATGTCTCCTGATGAACTGCAAAATATGCTGAAGTTGGCTTCTGAAATTGGTGGACCCAGTAGTGCCCCTCTGAGACCAGGGAGTAATTTGCATCCTTCATCAAGAGCCACAACGAGTGCGAATAACTTCCAGCCCCCATCTCCGCAAGAGGTTACAGAGAACCCTGATGAAATAGTAAACCGAAGGATGGACCAGCCATCACCCAGCTCTCCACCTGATATGCAAGACATCATGAAAAATTCCATGAAAGACCCTGCAATGCGGCAG ATGTTTGCATCCATGATGAAGAACATGAGTCCTGATATGATGGCAAACATGAGTGCGCAGTTTGGTATGAACCTGTCGAAGGAGGATGCTGCCAAAGCCCAAAAAGCTATGTCTTCATTATCTCCTGAAGATTTAGACAGAATG ATGAAATGGATGGACAGAGCACAGCGAGGAGTAGAAGTAGCAAAGAAGACAAAGAACTGGCTCATAGGCAGGAAAGGCTTGATCATCGCTATTATCATGCTGATCTTGGCCTTCATCCTCCAGCGGCTTGGCTTCATCGGTAGGTGA
- the LOC127333841 gene encoding trimethyltridecatetraene synthase-like, which produces MELTATMPTAMSLVTVLIVLVLGSLLSWRSRRKALNLPPGPRGWPLVGSLGALAGTVPPHHALAALAARHGPLMHLRLGSYHTIVASSAEAATLVLKTHDLAFADRPRFAAGEVASYGYRGIVHAPYGDLWRMARRLCATELFSPRRVASYEHIRAQERRTLLRGMFERAGRAVPIRERLADATMRNMLRMALGDKWSGYYDSKEGEAFRRTLDEAFAVAGSVSNVGEWVPLLGWLDAQGFVRKMKQLSKMYNRFLEQILDDHEEERRQRKATGADDTTATRGLVDVLLELAEVEGEDRLTRDGVKAFVQDILAGGTDTSALTMEWAMAELIRRPDTIAAAHDELDRVVGHGRWVEERDLENLPYIGGVVKETLRMHPVAPLLIPHLVREHTVVAGYDVPAGARVLVNAWAIMRDPTSWPDRPNEFLPERFAAGSGAMVDVRGQHFELLPFGAGRRMCPAYNLAMKVVAGGVANLLHGFKWRLPDGVSPEDVNMDELVGQTTRMKDPLVAVPEPRLPAHLYATAG; this is translated from the coding sequence ATGGAGCTCACAGCAACAATGCCCACGGCCATGTCGTTGGTCACCGTCCTCATCGTCCTCGTTCTCGGCTCCCTCCTCTCCTGGCGCAGCCGCCGCAAGGCCCTGAACCTCCCGCCAGGCCCGAGAGGTTGGCCGCTGGTCGGCAGCCTCGGCGCTCTGGCTGGCACAGTCCCGCCCCACCACGCGCTGGCCGCGCTCGCCGCGCGCCACGGCCCGCTCATGCACCTCCGCCTCGGCTCCTACCACACCATCGTCGCTTCCTCTGCCGAGGCTGCCACTCTCGTGCTCAAGACCCACGACCTCGCCTTCGCCGACCGGCCGCGCTTCGCCGCCGGCGAGGTGGCCTCGTACGGGTACCGTGGCATCGTGCACGCTCCCTACGGCGACTTATGGCGCATGGCGCGCAGGCTATGCGCCACCGAGCTCTTCTCTCCGCGCCGCGTCGCCTCCTACGAGCACATCCGGGCGCAGGAGCGGCGCACGCTTCTGCGTGGCATGTTCGAGCGCGCTGGCCGCGCCGTCCCGATAAGGGAGCGCCTGGCGGACGCCACGATGCGGAACATGCTGCGCATGGCGCTCGGGGATAAGTGGTCGGGCTACTACGACAGCAAGGAAGGCGAGGCCTTCCGGCGCACGCTGGACGAGGCGTTCGCGGTGGCCGGCTCGGTGAGCAACGTCGGCGAGTGGGTGCCCTTGCTCGGATGGCTCGACGCGCAGGGATTCGTCCGGAAGATGAAGCAGCTGAGCAAGATGTACAACCGGTTCCTCGAGCAGATCCTCGACGACCACGAAGAGGAGCGGCGGCAGCGAAAAGCTACCGGAGCCGACGATACTACCGCGACGAGGGGCCTTGTGGACGTGCTGCTGGAGCTCGCCGAGGTAGAGGGAGAAGATAGGCTCACGCGCGACGGCGTCAAGGCCTTCGTCCAGGACATCTTAGCCGGTGGCACGGACACGTCGGCCCTTACCATGGAGTGGGCCATGGCGGAGCTCATCCGCCGGCCGGACACCATAGCCGCCGCCCACGACGAGCTCGACCGCGTCGTGGGCCACGGCCGGTGGGTCGAGGAGCGCGACCTGGAAAACCTCCCCTACATCGGCGGCGTTGTCAAGGAGACATTGCGCATGCACCCGGTGGCCCCGCTCCTCATCCCACACTTGGTGCGGGAGCACACGGTGGTCGCCGGCTACGACGTCCCCGCGGGCGCTCGCGTGCTGGTGAACGCGTGGGCCATCATGCGCGACCCGACGTCCTGGCCCGATCGGCCCAACGAATTCCTTCCGGAGCGGTTCGCTGCCGGGAGCGGCGCCATGGTAGACGTGCGTGGGCAGCACTTTGAGCTGCTGCCGTTCGGCGCTGGGCGGCGCATGTGCCCGGCGTACAATCTGGCGATGAAGGTCGTGGCGGGAGGCGTGGCGAACCTTCTGCACGGGTTCAAGTGGCGTCTGCCGGATGGGGTCTCGCCGGAGGACGTGAACATGGACGAGCTCGTTGGGCAGACGACGCGCATGAAGGATCCGCTCGTCGCCGTCCCAGAGCCCAGGCTGCCTGCGCATCTCTACGCCACCGCTGGCTGA